One genomic window of Comamonas serinivorans includes the following:
- a CDS encoding YcaO-like family protein encodes MNGGDRVGPEPFAARRAAPVRRLSQALIEQAADTRCGLLLSPRPSAVQACDVAGLANWAVPADPAEAWQTVSGAVGWGDEAARAGAIAEGLERLAAAQVPLPLRTRASLAADAGASWLDVDDFALFSPAQREAAGFPWPMRSAPGDLFAEVHRLRPGRLQGRNSPVAGAAGDSGQPAHAGGAVPTGQRAGAGQADTVWVPQELVGLGPRQGVARLPSTSSGLAAHRDGVQGPWLALLRALQELLERDALTVTWLHGLGGQEIAVPAHWQARAARLGGELRAFNLTQAWNPQRVVAVAGGAPQQGQPRWVLGVACRASVAEALEKAALEWAQSLAFAGYMLRERAHRLPREAARLRRFDEHAAFYSLRPDLWPQWPLLRHAQPCTATALEPSATWPGTTPAAATRVEWIATPAVAAQPATAAAAAPIGGAGGTAQAQVEALVQRLHQAGIELLYRELTTRDVAAAGVRVMRAVSPQLAQLHADERAPFLGGRTSDWRWRYPQAQPHGPFPNPLPHPLG; translated from the coding sequence GTGAACGGGGGCGATCGCGTGGGGCCGGAGCCGTTCGCTGCCCGCCGTGCCGCGCCCGTGCGGCGTCTGTCGCAGGCCTTGATCGAGCAGGCCGCTGACACGCGCTGTGGCCTGTTGCTGAGCCCGCGCCCCAGTGCCGTGCAGGCCTGCGATGTGGCGGGCCTGGCCAACTGGGCCGTGCCGGCCGACCCGGCCGAAGCGTGGCAAACCGTGTCCGGGGCCGTGGGCTGGGGCGACGAGGCGGCGCGCGCCGGTGCCATTGCCGAAGGCTTGGAGCGCCTGGCGGCGGCCCAGGTGCCGCTGCCGCTGCGCACCCGGGCGTCGCTGGCCGCCGATGCGGGCGCGTCGTGGCTCGACGTCGACGACTTCGCCTTGTTCAGCCCCGCGCAGCGCGAGGCCGCGGGTTTTCCGTGGCCCATGCGGTCTGCTCCGGGCGATCTGTTTGCCGAGGTGCACCGGCTGCGGCCCGGACGGCTGCAGGGCCGGAACAGTCCAGTGGCTGGCGCTGCCGGCGACAGTGGCCAGCCAGCACACGCTGGCGGCGCGGTGCCGACCGGGCAGCGGGCCGGTGCCGGCCAGGCCGACACGGTCTGGGTGCCGCAGGAGCTGGTCGGGCTGGGGCCGCGCCAGGGCGTGGCGCGTTTGCCCTCCACGTCCAGCGGCCTGGCCGCGCACCGCGACGGCGTTCAAGGCCCCTGGCTGGCCCTGCTGCGGGCCTTGCAGGAGCTGCTCGAGCGCGATGCGCTGACCGTCACCTGGTTGCACGGCCTGGGCGGGCAGGAGATTGCCGTGCCTGCGCACTGGCAGGCACGCGCCGCGCGCCTGGGGGGCGAGCTGCGGGCATTCAACCTGACCCAGGCCTGGAACCCGCAGCGCGTGGTGGCCGTGGCCGGGGGCGCGCCGCAGCAAGGGCAGCCACGCTGGGTGCTGGGCGTGGCCTGTCGGGCCAGCGTGGCCGAGGCGCTCGAGAAGGCAGCGCTGGAATGGGCGCAAAGCCTGGCGTTTGCCGGCTACATGCTGCGCGAACGCGCGCACCGCCTGCCGCGCGAGGCCGCCCGGCTGCGCCGCTTCGACGAACACGCGGCGTTCTACAGCCTGCGGCCCGACCTGTGGCCCCAGTGGCCGCTGCTGCGCCACGCGCAGCCCTGCACCGCGACGGCTCTTGAACCCAGTGCAACGTGGCCCGGCACAACGCCTGCCGCAGCGACCCGCGTTGAGTGGATCGCGACGCCAGCGGTCGCCGCGCAACCGGCCACCGCCGCAGCGGCCGCCCCGATCGGCGGTGCAGGCGGAACCGCCCAGGCCCAGGTGGAGGCGCTGGTGCAGCGCCTGCACCAGGCGGGCATTGAGCTGCTGTACCGCGAGCTGACCACGCGCGACGTGGCCGCGGCAGGCGTGCGCGTCATGCGCGCGGTGTCGCCGCAGCTGGCGCAGCTGCACGCCGACGAACGCGCGCCCTTTCTGGGCGGGCGCACGTCCGACTGGCGCTGGCGTTACCCCCAGGCGCAGCCGCACGGACCGTTTCCCAACCCCTTGCCCCACCCGCTGGGATGA
- a CDS encoding nitroreductase family protein: MTDSLAHDAPLFALYWTNNTLNPARAGPLAERIGYDAATPYRPPHPVHARAADPLPVPRSGLLASYARRRSVRRLGGQPLTPGDLSRLLVPLAARQSAWGHGDDGYDDAGRYLASGGAKYPIQAYGVLLNWVDAHGQRLAPQRVWYDPACHGLTPLGAAPDWPQLASWLGLDAALGADANAAGDWATPPACIWLLAGQSAFSCRKYGERGGRFMLLEAGSQMGALALQAAEAGLVGTALGSFHDQALLDLFELGPDHQALVVYACGHPAS, encoded by the coding sequence ATGACCGATTCCCTGGCGCACGACGCGCCGCTGTTTGCGCTGTACTGGACCAACAACACGCTGAACCCGGCACGCGCGGGGCCGCTGGCCGAGCGCATCGGCTACGACGCCGCCACGCCGTACCGCCCGCCGCACCCCGTGCACGCGCGCGCGGCCGACCCCCTGCCGGTGCCCCGCAGCGGCCTGCTGGCCAGCTATGCGCGCCGGCGCAGCGTGCGTCGCCTGGGTGGGCAACCCTTGACCCCGGGCGACCTCAGCCGCCTGCTGGTGCCGCTGGCGGCGCGGCAGTCGGCCTGGGGGCATGGCGATGATGGGTATGACGATGCAGGGCGCTATCTTGCATCGGGTGGTGCCAAATACCCCATTCAGGCCTATGGCGTGCTGCTGAACTGGGTCGATGCGCACGGCCAGCGTCTGGCGCCCCAACGCGTGTGGTACGACCCGGCCTGCCATGGCCTCACGCCGCTGGGCGCCGCGCCCGATTGGCCGCAGCTGGCGTCCTGGCTGGGGCTGGATGCGGCCTTGGGCGCGGATGCCAACGCTGCCGGCGACTGGGCCACACCGCCCGCCTGCATCTGGCTGCTGGCGGGCCAAAGCGCGTTCAGCTGCCGCAAGTATGGTGAGCGCGGCGGGCGCTTCATGCTGCTGGAGGCCGGCAGCCAGATGGGCGCGCTGGCCCTGCAGGCGGCCGAGGCGGGGCTGGTGGGCACCGCGCTGGGTTCCTTCCACGACCAGGCGCTGCTGGACCTGTTCGAGCTGGGGCCTGACCACCAGGCGCTGGTGGTCTACGCCTGCGGCCATCCGGCCTCTTGA